CCTCTATTGGGTGTCGAGCGAGCGCATCGTGATCTGGCTGGTGCTCGCCTTTTCGAGCCTCATCCTCTGTTACGGCATGGCCAAGAACCTCCAGTCCGTCGCGGACGACAAGGTGACGGTCAAGCAGTGGCGCAAGAAATTCGTCGGCGCCGAGCTCGTGCACGGGATCGTCTGGGCCGGCGTTGCGGGGATGCTGCTCGCCGTCAAGGATCCCAACGCCCGCACGCTCGTCATCGTGATGCTCGTTCTGTCGTCGGCCTTCAACACGATGGTCACGGCGACGATACCGGTGGCCGTCTACGCCGCCATTGCGCCGAGTTCGCTGACGGCGATCGGCTACATCGCTTATGTCAATCGCGGCGGCGGCGACGATACATTCGTCGCGCTGCTCGCAACAATCGTCGCGACGCAGGTCTTCTCTTTCGTCCTCGCCCGGCGTTTCCATAAGCTCGCCTCGGAAAGCCTGTTCTTTCGTTCCGAGAAGAACGACCTGATCGCGGAGCTGGAGCAGGCGAACGCGAATATGGACGAAGCGCGGCGGCGCGCGGAGGAGGCCAATCTCGCGAAATCGCGCTTTCTCGCCACGATGAGCCACGAGTTGCGCACGCCGCTCAACGCCATTCTCGGCTTTTCGGAAGTGTTGAAGGGCGAGCTTTTCGGCCCGCACGCCAATCCGGCCTATCGCGACTATTCAAACGACATCCATTCGAGCGGCCAGCACCTGCTGATGCTGATCAATGAAATTCTCGACCTTTCGCGCGTCGAAGCCGGTCGCTACGAGCTGAAGGAAGAGAGCGTCTCGCTCGTCAGCATCGCGCAGGAATGCCGGCATCTGCTGACGATCCGCGCGCAGAAACGCGACATCAAGCTCGTCGAATCCGTCGAGCCCAGCCTGCCCCGCATCTGGGCCGACGAGCGCGCGGTGCGTCAGGTCATCCTCAATCTCTTGACCAACGCCATCAAGTTCACCCCGCAGGGCGGCCAGGTGACGCTCAAGGTCGGCTGGACCAGCGCGGGCGGCCAATATATCGCCATCAAGGATACGGGCCCCGGCATTCCGGAAGAAGAGATCGCCACCGTGATGTCGTCCTTCGGGCGCGGCACGCTCGCGCAAAAGAACGCCGACGAAGGCACCGGCCTCGGCCTGCCGATCGTGAAGGGGCTGGTCGAATTGCATGGCGGCCAGTTCATGTTGAAGTCGAAAGTGCGGGAAGGCACGGACGCCATCGTGGTGTTCCCGCCACAGCGCGTGATGAACGCCCTGCCGAAATTCGACACGCCGAACCATAAGCGCGCGGCGCGTCGGACCGCCGCCTGACTGAGGCGGCGGATCGACTTCTTTAGCTCTGTGGGCGTTGCCCGTGAGACGCGTGACCGCCTTTGCGCCCGGCGGTCGCGGCGAGCGTGCGGTCGCGGG
The nucleotide sequence above comes from Methylocystis parvus OBBP. Encoded proteins:
- a CDS encoding sensor histidine kinase, which encodes MSEVTAEMIERGRGLDPQTATQKRRLGARVRQARERLTTSDTGHRGADLELLRAYAETRINSAFSAVALILMMSLLALYWVSSERIVIWLVLAFSSLILCYGMAKNLQSVADDKVTVKQWRKKFVGAELVHGIVWAGVAGMLLAVKDPNARTLVIVMLVLSSAFNTMVTATIPVAVYAAIAPSSLTAIGYIAYVNRGGGDDTFVALLATIVATQVFSFVLARRFHKLASESLFFRSEKNDLIAELEQANANMDEARRRAEEANLAKSRFLATMSHELRTPLNAILGFSEVLKGELFGPHANPAYRDYSNDIHSSGQHLLMLINEILDLSRVEAGRYELKEESVSLVSIAQECRHLLTIRAQKRDIKLVESVEPSLPRIWADERAVRQVILNLLTNAIKFTPQGGQVTLKVGWTSAGGQYIAIKDTGPGIPEEEIATVMSSFGRGTLAQKNADEGTGLGLPIVKGLVELHGGQFMLKSKVREGTDAIVVFPPQRVMNALPKFDTPNHKRAARRTAA